CAACTGCATCTGGTTTGATGATTGATAATGTTTGTTCCATCGTTTATATTCCTCAATTTTTTTTAAGTCGCGGATTATACCCAAAAAAATAAAAAAAGGCAAGTAAAAAAATACTCGCCTTCAAATATATTGTAAATTATTAAAATTTATTTATTCAACAACAGGAGTTCCTGGAGTTCCTCTATCTTCTTTTTCAATAGAACCAGAACCTGCTTCATCCCACACTATACATCCTTCAGTTGGACAAGCATCTGCACATGCTGGTGCATCATTATGACCTACACACTCAACACATTTATCAGCATATACATAAT
The DNA window shown above is from Arcobacter lacus and carries:
- a CDS encoding NADH-quinone oxidoreductase subunit I — protein: MAVKITDICISCDACLDECPVEAIVDNDDNPTGEDTYYVYADKCVECVGHNDAPACADACPTEGCIVWDEAGSGSIEKEDRGTPGTPVVE